The Pochonia chlamydosporia 170 chromosome 3, whole genome shotgun sequence genome contains the following window.
AAGAGAGAGCATCCATGGGTGAAGGAGACTTTGAAGACTCTGCCTGAGATACGGGTAGTGTTGGGGTTTCAGCTGTTCATCACTGATTAATGCTAGGGACGGTAGTACTCTGCTGTTCCGTTTGAGATATTGTAGCACATCGTCAAACCGAAACTGAGCACAAACAAGGAAGCCACAAGCAAAACATCGAGTCCAATCTGACGGCATGATGGCAACATTTGTTCGTGATCAAGCTAGAATTGGCATGTCATATCCACACCCAAGAACCAGGTTCGTGAAATGAGCACTTCCCCAAATCCCTGCTCATGACACGAGGGCCTGCATAatcacatcaaatccacctACCATGCCCACATTGTGACGAGATTTGCAAGCATCGCATCTTGATGGAAATAGATCCTGGCCTTGCCGGTGAAGGCGCACGATGAGAAGGCAGGAGTACGATTATTACACGTGAATGACGAGAAGATGAATCTGTGTTCCTGGTATTGCAGATAATCTTCATTTCGCGTTGTGCATCCTTGTACAGCCGCTGTGGTTGAAGCGTCGACATGCTTGTTTTGGGAAAAAGGGCTCGTGATCCACAGGAGCTTCAGGCTTGTCCACAGAATTGTCCAAGACTCAATGTCAGTCAGCTATTGTCATTGTTGGAGGGCGAGACAGAGTTGACCCGACTCGACTCACCTTACCCACCAGTCCAGCCCAGACTGGCTGGCATCTGTGTTCCAGATCTccagtacggagtacggagcacacaAGCTCAGGATGGTCTGGAGCTAGTTGAGAAGATAGAACTGGAGCCAACATTAGCCATGAACTATTCACGTCTCCTGcgtatcaattgatgcccGCGTCAAATGCCAAACACCTAGCCAACATAAAACCAGTCTACAATATTTATTTCAACAACAGACACCCATCTCACAACACATGTCAAATTCCACGTGTGACATTGTGCCCCCATTGCCCTTAAATGACGCCCATGTCAGTCTGCATCCAACAAGTCTGCAGGAGATGAGCTCGTCATTGcccaagaccagacccctATTAAATTTACCACAGCTGAGCTCCAGCCAAGTTCCAAGTCGCATTCAGGCTCTTGTCACCACCGCCACTCTTCAAATGTTCCCAGTCCCGCCGGCCACCCAGGATCATCACCattgcaacttgaccagacaaaACAACTTGCATCCCGCAGCCACCAACGCAAGCCCGTCGGCATAATACATCACTTGCCGATCCTCGCATTCTGCCAATTCAGACTCGCGTGCTTCCCACCAACCAGCGCACTACATTAACAGCTCCATCTCCCATCCTCGCTCCAGCTCCCCAACTCAGCTTCAACCTCCCAAACCACAACACACCTCCGCCGGACACACTCAAAACTCGAATTGCGTCCCCCATGGCCTGAGAGTGCAATGGCGATGGCCCGTCCTCACCACCGGGCCTCGTCCAcagcatcctcatcgtccaTCGAACACCCAGCGCCGCTCACCACagctccaacaccagcttcacatcGCGACACTTCCACCCGCAACCACAAACGACACCACAGTCACAACCACCACGCCGACTCCTccacctcgtcctcgtcctccccTCCGCCCGTCCACCCATCCCTCCTGCAACCGCGAGTCGCCGTCGTCCTCAACGTCCCTCCGCCCTGGCACCCATGGCTCTTCGCCCTCCGCCTCTGTTCGATTCTTCCCGCCCTATGGTGGGGTCTACCATGTGCTCTGCAGCTCCTCCTACGTCTTCTCCCCGGCCCTGATCGAATCCTAGTCGTGCGACCGAATCGTACATGCACAACTGGGTCGTGCGACAGCGGCGACGATGCCGTCCCCTTTGCCCTGACAGAAGGCGCCCTGGCCACAATATGGGTTCGTGACCCAGCTCCTCCGAAGTAATACCCCCCAATGCGCTAATCATAGTCCTCTTGGAAATACAGTGCTTCGCCTGCGGCTacctctccttcttctttaCCGATTGCCTCATGTCAAGATGGTCTGTCACATGTAAACTGTACCCCCGACATTGGACGTGCCTCCGACTAACCTCCCACAGGCTCATCCACTACACTCCCCAGGCGACAATCGTCCGATTACTAACAATAAACGCCGTAAATGCGTACCTCACCATGACGGTCCTCTCTTTTGCAGGCGGCTTTGAAGATCCCCGGCTCATGCTCCCTGGTTGGATCGGCATAGCAACTGTACGTTCCCTTGACGTAACAAGAAACCAAAACTTGATACTAATGTAACCGTGCTTCATGGCAGACACTTACGGTATGCTACCATATAACACACCAAAAAATCAACATACGCAAAGAAACGTCCACGTCCGTCAACGTCTTTTCAATAGCGAGCTACATCAGCATGGTCACTCTGCTGATTCACATGCATTCGTTTCAACAAGATTACCCCGCCATGCCCCTGGTTGGAcggctgaggaggatgtggaaTGATGGATACGCCATGTTGGTCCAGATTAAGGGGTCCATCGAACGAGCAGAGCTCTAGGTTCTCTTTGAAACAGATCGTaacaaggaagaagacaaagacaaggacgtgaagaggaggaattGATATCTCGAGAGACACCTTTCAGTTTTCTGTTACTTGGCATTTGGTTGGCGGGCGTTACAAACACAAAAAATACCCCATTGTTGAAGGCTTCCCTTGTTTGTCCCAGCATGTCCTCGTATCCGTCTGTCCAAAAGAAACCCAATTACACGCAAAGTAGTATAATAGTAGCATCACGGCGTTCATTGGAGCAATGCATACATAGCAAAAACAGTCACTGGCCCATTGCACATCCTTTGTGCTCCTTTGCGCATTCACATAGTGTCACCACGCCTGCTTTCGTTGTTACATTTGGACTGGACGTCATTTTCAATTTGAAATTCCATTTGACTCTACTGCCCAAGGCTACGGCCTGGCTGCCTGATAATAAAATTAACGAGCGACTGACAAGCCATGCATAAACTTGGCCCGTAGCCCAACTCATACTTGGGATAAGCAAAGCAGATTACCATACTGTCTGCTTCACTGCTGCCAGTACGCACTGATTTCGGGATCCTTCCCTcccaaaaccccaaaaaATTCTCACGCTtcggtggatgatgttggccGTCGTCCTCGAGTTCGATCGGAGCCGAGGTGAGCCCCTAGCTATCGATATATCTGGAAAGAGGCGCAATACGCGGGGGATCATTCTCGGTCCCAAACCGTCCTCTATGTCAACGTTTGCATGTCGATGAGCACGCGGCTGACAGGGCAACGGCGCATTGCCAGCTTAGAAACCGTGGACTTTGATAGTCTTGGCGTCTAGCTCAAGGCCCTCCTTCTTGTCGATAAGAAATTCCTGAACATCTTTGCGCTGATCACCCTGGAGCTGGATCACCTCGCCCATTTCAGAATCGTTGACGATAGTGCCATTGCAGGCTAATGATGTTGTTAGTACTTTAGCCTGCATCAAGATTTCGAGCTCTTGAGTAGACGTTGAGGTGAGCTGGGAAGCCTTCTTGACATAccaaacttcttcttgatgaccTTGAGAATCTTCTTCTGGTCAAATTTCTTCGGAAGACCCTGCACAGTGGTCAAAGTCTTACGTCCATTACGCTCTGTAGAAAATGTTAGAAACAGCTTGGATGAGAACAGAGCGTGCGGCCACCATTTTGCCTCATGTGAGGTAGGGGCGTAGACCGTAGCTCTTCAAGTGTCGGGGATGTAACTGCCGCTCGACGGCCTGGGGGGAGACGTACGCTGGATACGTATATGTATGTAATTCTGTGCCTGCTTGGTCTCGCCTGTGTCTTCGTCGGCTTCGGCGAAGGGGTCTAAGTTGTGTCATGTCAGCAtgcttgaagttgagagTTTGAAGGGCTGCTTGCTGGGAGTGGGAGTGGCGGGGCGCTTTGCGGATGGCAGGACGTATTCACGCCGGTGTGGTAAAAAGCGGGTTTTgtgggcaagaagaagaaaacaacgTCGAGAGAAGTAAAGGCGAGGTAGTAAAGAATAGGAGAGTCGGACAGGAAGGAAACTTACCAAAGGTCTTAAGATTTTCGATGGACATAAACTCGGACGTTGAGGGGTAACCGTGGGAAATGGGTTTTATTGAAAGGAGACGAGTGTTGACAGCGAAAGGCTTTAGAAAAGGTGCCTCGCTGGTTGGATAGTGTTTTGATGAGTTGTAGGTTCGAAAAGGCGACGATGAGAGCAGCGGACGATGGCTAAATCGATTCCGAGACGAGGAGCGTGCTTCTGGCGAAGAGGAGAGTTTTAAGTGCGCGTGGCGAGAGGCAAAAGGCTAACAAGAGCGTTTGCGACAAAGAGGCCAgattggtggtgatgggaagAGGGGCGGAAATGGGAAGAAATCAAGTGTGGTGCCTTTTTGGTGCAAGCAAACAAAGCGAGGGAGCGAGGGAGGGAGTGACGAGGGGCACGGGGCTGTGGGCGGCAGGCGGTGGGCAGCGGACGGACACAGTCAAGCAAGTGGTGGGCAAGTGTCTGGTACAAGTGAGTTGTGGGGCTGGAGCTGTGGGATGGCAGCTGGCAGAGACCATCAGAGACCGTCAGAGACTGTCAGAGAACCGGCAGAGCCTGCTCAGTGGGCTCCCGGTGTGCAACTGGCGGACATGGACGCACGcaggaggaaggagcggcGGGCGGCGACCAGGCCTGGGGCCAAACACACAGTGCCTGCCCCACCAGTAGCTGGAAGGGGCACATGGGTCGCAAGAGGCGCAGTGCTGCCTTAGATTTCAGGTGGAAGGAAAGCAGAATGACGAAGAAAGCCCTGGCTGGCAGTAcgagtcaagtctggcctgTCAAGTGTCTTGCATCAAATGGCTTGCTGCACCAAGGCACAGCTGAGAGCCTgattgtggtggtgtctcGGAAAGTCCTTCAAAGGAACcacacaaccagacaacaacggcCAGCCCTGGCTTCGGGACTTGACGAGGTCGAATGTTTCATTGCAGTGAGCCAATGACGGCGAAGCCAATTTGGCCCAGTGATCAACCATTTTTCttaccaacattgaagtctgcCAGTCGCAACATCACCTGCCGCGTCCTAGAGAGCGAACATCAAGTTTGTAACATCTGAGGCGACGTTCAAATCTTCAAAGGTTCGGTTTCTCCACGAGTGTCTTTACTCAAAATTTGGCCGCGAGGAGACAGTACCAACTATTGCCCATATGTCACGCTTGGCATGACGTTTGCTGCAGGCAGTCATCATCAGTTGACAGCTCCAGGTACCGCACTGCACCACTACAGAAGTCCAACCTTGTTGTTAGCGCCATATACATGAGCCGCAACGGCATTTCCTTGAGGCTGAGGGAAGGGATTGATATTAATTGATGGCAAGGTTTCCTCTTCTGCCCAGATCACCACTGCGGCCAAATATACACCGACATCCAGGTATACACCATTATATCTCAGAAACAGCCATGAGCGCACCCAATACTCATATTTTTCCTTGTCCGCACCACGTCTGAGGCTGTCCATACTGGGCAACTGATACGGtgaagaagtctggtggccaaTACAGAGTATTACAGACTACCCCAGAGGATATTCGACACTGAAATCCGTGACCAGGTAACCCAAAGAACAGATGTAAATGAGAAATACAGCATGAGACCGCGCAAAGGACCAAGGAGTCAAGCATCGAAAGGCATTTACTGGACTCTTCACCCGACCGTTGAATGCGATGACGGACGTCCTGAGTCCCGACTCCCACCAGTGACTGTTATTATTTAGTGCGGGGCAACGTTCAAGCGCAATCAGTTTGTTGGAGGGGTCAATTTGTGTCTGCTCTGGTCAATTTTGGCAAGACTTTTCCCCCAACGGCAGGTGCCTCTCCATCGTCCTTGCACCCACCACCATTCGTGTCAGTCACAGAACCAACTTTTTTCTTCCAGGCTGCATGCTTGTTGCCGCTTGACCTACATCATTCACTTTGCCCGTGACATATTTGTCATTGATAACAATATATCTGCAAGTAAAAAAGGCAGACgatacagtacagtacgATGGATTGCACCAAGGAACCTTGAGCTGCGGACGAACTTCGTGCGCCTGTGGTGGTCTATTTTGCATCGGTTTGCGGAGTACACAACAACACACCAGGCAAGCAGGCGCCTGGATGTAGTTCAGCCCGTGTGCTTCGAcacaaagaaacaaagtcCATAACTACCTACGGCCAAGGTCATCCGTTACAAATCTCCAGCAAATCACAGCTTCAGTCGTCATGCCGTTTGAACCAAAGGAGATTCCGCCTGGAGCGTTGCCATACTTTGAAGACTCAACAACCGTGACCGATGCATGGATTCCCTAttacagccatggctgcacATTTGGCCCCGAGATATTCTCCAGTATCATGATGAATATGATTCGCAACCCCAATCTCAATACGTCTTGGCTGTTTCGGGCAGATATTCTTtacgacaatggcagcaacgATGAGGGTGCAGATGCCACCGAACAGTTACACGGAACCAGTCAACCTAGACTTCGAGACATCCCAACCATACCTCGACAACGTGCCTTGGTACGAAAGTTAATTCCTAGAAGCGAGAAAAGAGATAAACCTTTGGATCAAACGTGTACTTTTCATGTTGCAAATGAGCCGGAAACACTCATCACATCCCTGGTCATTTACATCCCTCACGCTTCTGTGGAGGATCTCCCTTTCTACCACCCAAAAGTTCGTGGTATCGCACATCTTCACCAATGGGATCCCAACACAAATACCGGCACAATATCAGTTCATTTCTTGGGAGGGCTGGAGGATGACCTTAAAGACCCAAAACTGCCCCGAATCGCATTCCATCTTCTGGAAATTCTCCATAAACATGGTCAAGGCTCCACGCAAGGTTATGTCAAAAGGGTAAATCACGATCTTATTATCCCACAGATACGATTCCAAGATAGATATGCATATTTGAAGAGCAAATATGCTCGTCAATTGGTCGATAACTGGGCAGAGATCACGGATCCTGAGAAACATGTATTCGAGGACCTCGGCATTGCTGCTTTCCTGATCGAGCTATGGACAGATATGTACAAGGGCCGTACGTTTCCTGGATTCGTAGACATTGGCTGCGGAAATGGATTGCTTGTCTATCTCCTAACGCAAGAGGGCTATAGCGGATGGGGTTTCGATGCCCGGGCTCGTAAGTCGTGGGCCAACTACACGACACCAacatcctcctctccctcagGAAAATCTCTCGAAGAGAGGCTTTTATTGCCAAGCATAATACCCATTCAAACGAATGAAGATGGTGCTCCTCAGCTGGATGCCGCTCAACTTCACGATGGACTTTTCAAAGCTGGCACATTCATCGTCTCCAACCATGCAGACGAGCTGACGCCTTGGACACCTATCCTTGGTGCAATATCACAATGCCCCTTTATTATGATCCCCTGTTGCAGCCACAGCCTCGATGGCAAGAAATTTCGAGCTCCTCCGCCAAAGGACAAGTCGAAATCAAAGTCGACATATGCCTCCTTGGTTGAATGGGTTTCGCAGATTGCAGAAGACTGCGGGTGGCAACCGGAAACTGAAATGCTGCGTATCCCAAGCACACGAAACACGGGAATCATCGGTCGCAATCAGATCAAGGACGCTGCTGACAATGACATTCACCACATCTTGCAGAAATACGGCGGTGTCGAGGGATACTATGACACTGTGGTCAAATTAGTCAAGTCAGGGCCTCGAGCACACTGATCTGGACTTGTGAGTCTATATCAAGACCTGGCAACGGAATTACCAGCTCCTCTCCAAACACAGCTATGAGGCATCTCTGTGTATTATAATCTTGCACATGGTCAAACCTCTGTTGTGTGAGAAGCATAAACCCGCGTTTGAAGAGAAGAGCCTCTCGTTCACCCCATATTTCGCCGCCAGGCTGGCTCTCAAATTGTCCAAATTGACGCGGAAAATCTTCTTCGCGCCTAATACCGCGGTGCTAATAGGATAAGTCGGCAAATACAAGGCTGTTCTAGTCTCAGTCAGTATGGCACACCATCTGATCAAGGTCGAGTCAGAACACCACGGCGACCAAACGATCCCaaccctcatcatcagccatAAAGAACAAATAGGCTGGCTTCCACCACTACCATGTACCTGATCGAAGAATCTATTAAAATAGAAGTCACCAAGTAGAAGCCTCGAAAAGTTGAAATCAAGCTAGTTATTCTGGGcgctcatcatcaaacagATTTCATTCTGGTCATTTGCTGAGCGTGAAATCACCTTGGCGAATCAAACTTTTCCAACATATTTTTTTACACCTGCTGTATTTAGGTCAGTATTCACACGATTTTGGACTTACACGCCCTTTTTGGATTCGTATCAGACGCATGTACGTAACGGTACCAAAGTTCGGGCATCAAGAATAGGAAAGGGGGACAGAATAGAATAATACAGTCCCGTCTGTTACCAGCCCTAGTCCATGTTTTCGCTCTATCACTTCACTCAGATATAGCGACTCGACCATTAGTTGTCCGTTCAACATGGGCCAAATTCTACGTTCTTCCACAGAGTGAACTACCAATAAATTAAAAAGATTCATCATTATGCTGTCAACGCCAAACCATGCATCCTTTGAAGGATAAACCCCGCAGTCTGTCTTCTCAATCCTGATTCCTTGCCATCTGGCAACGCAGCAACCTGTGTACTTCCCATGCCTGTCTGTcaaaaaaataaaatagCTACCATCCATCTTGATCCGACAACACGTCATTCATCATTTCCCGCCTGGTATGTTCTCAAACAAAAAACTTGGTATCCGACAAGAGTAAACATTTAAATCTTTCCAGTGCTTCGTCTTTATGCTTTGTATTCCTCCAACGTCAATTCATGTTCCCAGCAAATTTCGAGTCATGCTATTTGCCATGTTCGTTATTCCTTTCTTTATGTACCAATGCTGTAAAAATTTCGAAAAATTAAACTTGAGGCGTCTCGACCCGATAGCACAACGTGGCATCATTattcttcatcgtcttcttcaataGGCGCAGGTGTGCGACGCTCGGTGCGTCGCTTGGGTCGTCGATGCCTTGAGCTGCTAATGTTGCTGGCCGAATCATCAGGCATaatgtcaatgtcatccaATGCCCAGTCATCGTCGCTACCGCCTTCGACATCGCTTCCTGCTGCCCAAGCCGGTCGTTCGTATCCGGAATGCTGAGAGTTGCCTGAACCAGGGGTAGGCAAAACATCGATGCGACGGCGACTCTGCAAGTTTTGCATGAGGCCGGCTCCGCGCTGCCGCAACGCTGTCCGTACCATCTCTGCTCTTTGGTGCAGTTTCTCAAACGCATCTTCTAGGCTTTCCATACCTGCATATATCTCCCGTTCAATCTCAGCGATAgctgccatttccatttcctcGTCATTTGAAACGGGCGCTCTGTTACCTCCTTGGGCACCAGATGAAGCCAGACTTACAAAGGAGGCAGGTGTGGCGCCTCGAGAGTAAGGTGAGAACGGTGTTGTATTCCTTGATCCCATGGCTGATGAACCTCGGGGTAGTGGGCTCATGGATGATCGGGGGCCAAACATGCCACTCACGGGCGTTTCACCACGAGATTCAAACCCAGGGAGcacatcatccacatctgCTCCGGACCATAAGAATCCATCGAACCGGCCAGATGTCAGAATCTCCCACTCCGAGTTATTAATGTTTGATATAGTGACGAGCAAGTCGTGGGTATGAGGATTCCTGACGAGGTAACTGGCGGTTTCGGCATCTCGAGGAACCTGCTGAAGGCGATAAAGCCTCTGCAGTGATAAGCCtgatttgatgatgaagtcgtTCCGCGGTCGGTGGACTGGTGTAGGAGCTCTTGTTGCCGATTTTAGTTCTCGCGATCCAGACACCAGTGCATTGAAGAATGGCCGATCGTCGGCATCCAAATtcgtcaaaatggcaaaggtGAGTGTttcgtcgtcaacatcttgcGGGGGCGGCACTGGAGTTTCACCAGTCTTGTTCAACCACTTGTCGACGGCCGATCTAACCTTCTTTGACTGACGCAGGTAATGTTCTCTGAATTCTTCCGCGATATCCGGATCCATCTTCACAGGGGATGCAGGTCGGGGCGGAATCTCTGCGGATATTTCGGCGGCCTTGGCTCCAATCTCAGCAAGATCAAATGGCGGCCAAGCGGGAAGCTCAATGCGTCCGCTCACCCATTCCAAAACATCTCCCCATGTCAAGCCTTTATGTATTTCGTGAGACTGGTCACACATAACGCATACGCAGCCATGGGGGGGTAGGTCCCGTGAGAAGACATTTTCCAGCCTGTCCAACAGCCGCCGGGCTACAGATCGATGCCCTGTGGCAACCGCGATCGAGCCTTGCTTCGTCAAAACATTGGAGTACTGATCAAGTAGATTAAAGAACGGTGTGAATAAGGTGTCTGCGCCGGTCAAGGGGGGATTTGTGATGCGAGATCCATTTTGAAGAGGTAGAACCGAAAGGAAGTTTCGAGGAACCGGGTAAGAAAGACCACCGTTTTGTAGCAGATAGTCGACTCGCGGTATGTCGTGAATATCGacagctggtggtggtggcggaggaggaggcggaggaggtggtgctCCAGCCATGGAAGCTGGAGTCGCTGTCTTGGATGCGAAATTCGATTCATGTTCTCCAAAATCAGGGGAAGATCGACCCTTGCCTGCATCATACAAGTGAGATGGAAACCTTGCCGTCTGTGTGGGTGTTCGAGGAGAAGAATCTTGAACACTCGACGGCGAAGATCCGTCGTCCCGAGATTCAGTCCTCTTTGAACTGCTTCTGGTCGAGTCTGATCTTTTCATGGAGTGTCGTGACGAGGTGGATCGAACAGACCCTGAGGAGCGGAGCTTTTCATGTGATTTGTGCTCGCGTGATTTGACATATGTTGCTTGGCTAGACGAACCAGATTTCCTGCTGACTTTGGACCGATCATCTTTGTGAGAGGCAGACCTTGAAAGGCCGGAGAG
Protein-coding sequences here:
- a CDS encoding 5-methylcytosine G/T mismatch-specific DNA glycosylase (similar to Cordyceps militaris CM01 XP_006671642.1); the encoded protein is MPSKDRDADVDSVADEVPREKTRRSKSERSKSDRDKDKDRERRHRSSKSSTSRSKLGVEGSEASTRRHRKRDKDKDRDRDEDKDRERDRDEPQRDKNASVSDITSDTLRLSVNTPRIAMPYPNFSKAHSKEAVMSREDLGGERRQSNPLTPEPTDFGEEERRSKSAELPRTSSTSKKGSRPPTPPETDVSADKRRRGDDARGSDSGRPKSTLSGLSRSASHKDDRSKVSRKSGSSSQATYVKSREHKSHEKLRSSGSVRSTSSRHSMKRSDSTRSSSKRTESRDDGSSPSSVQDSSPRTPTQTARFPSHLYDAGKGRSSPDFGEHESNFASKTATPASMAGAPPPPPPPPPPPPAVDIHDIPRVDYLLQNGGLSYPVPRNFLSVLPLQNGSRITNPPLTGADTLFTPFFNLLDQYSNVLTKQGSIAVATGHRSVARRLLDRLENVFSRDLPPHGCVCVMCDQSHEIHKGLTWGDVLEWVSGRIELPAWPPFDLAEIGAKAAEISAEIPPRPASPVKMDPDIAEEFREHYLRQSKKVRSAVDKWLNKTGETPVPPPQDVDDETLTFAILTNLDADDRPFFNALVSGSRELKSATRAPTPVHRPRNDFIIKSGLSLQRLYRLQQVPRDAETASYLVRNPHTHDLLVTISNINNSEWEILTSGRFDGFLWSGADVDDVLPGFESRGETPVSGMFGPRSSMSPLPRGSSAMGSRNTTPFSPYSRGATPASFVSLASSGAQGGNRAPVSNDEEMEMAAIAEIEREIYAGMESLEDAFEKLHQRAEMVRTALRQRGAGLMQNLQSRRRIDVLPTPGSGNSQHSGYERPAWAAGSDVEGGSDDDWALDDIDIMPDDSASNISSSRHRRPKRRTERRTPAPIEEDDEE
- a CDS encoding translation initiation factor SUI1 (similar to Talaromyces marneffei ATCC 18224 XP_002152544.1), coding for MSIENLKTFDPFAEADEDTGETKQAQNYIHIRIQQRNGRKTLTTVQGLPKKFDQKKILKVIKKKFACNGTIVNDSEMGEVIQLQGDQRKDVQEFLIDKKEGLELDAKTIKVHGF
- a CDS encoding tRNA(Ser) Um(44) 2'-O-methyltransferase (similar to Cordyceps militaris CM01 XP_006671643.1), translated to MPFEPKEIPPGALPYFEDSTTVTDAWIPYYSHGCTFGPEIFSSIMMNMIRNPNLNTSWLFRADILYDNGSNDEGADATEQLHGTSQPRLRDIPTIPRQRALVRKLIPRSEKRDKPLDQTCTFHVANEPETLITSLVIYIPHASVEDLPFYHPKVRGIAHLHQWDPNTNTGTISVHFLGGLEDDLKDPKLPRIAFHLLEILHKHGQGSTQGYVKRVNHDLIIPQIRFQDRYAYLKSKYARQLVDNWAEITDPEKHVFEDLGIAAFLIELWTDMYKGRTFPGFVDIGCGNGLLVYLLTQEGYSGWGFDARARKSWANYTTPTSSSPSGKSLEERLLLPSIIPIQTNEDGAPQLDAAQLHDGLFKAGTFIVSNHADELTPWTPILGAISQCPFIMIPCCSHSLDGKKFRAPPPKDKSKSKSTYASLVEWVSQIAEDCGWQPETEMLRIPSTRNTGIIGRNQIKDAADNDIHHILQKYGGVEGYYDTVVKLVKSGPRAH
- a CDS encoding N-glycosylation protein EOS1 (similar to Metarhizium robertsii ARSEF 23 XP_007819918.2), whose product is MAMARPHHRASSTASSSSIEHPAPLTTAPTPASHRDTSTRNHKRHHSHNHHADSSTSSSSSPPPVHPSLLQPRVAVVLNVPPPWHPWLFALRLCSILPALWWGLPCALQLLLRLLPGPDRILVVRPNRTCTTGSCDSGDDAVPFALTEGALATIWCFACGYLSFFFTDCLMSRWLIHYTPQATIVRLLTINAVNAYLTMTVLSFAGGFEDPRLMLPGWIGIATTLTVCYHITHQKINIRKETSTSVNVFSIASYISMVTLLIHMHSFQQDYPAMPLVGRLRRMWNDGYAMLVQIKGSIERAEL